The DNA sequence TTTACGCTTCCTTTTGTTACTTGGTTTAGGATCATACCAGCTAACGAAGGAACAACTATCATCCAAAATAAGCCGCTCATCATACCCCACTGATCAATTTCTACAGCGGAACCAACTAATATTTTTAAACTATACGTAATGATTAAAGGTGACAACATTGTATTTAAAAGGATAATAGACAATGTTAAGGCGATATTGCCCTTATAAATCGATACCCAGATTAGACTCATAATTCCAGTTGGGATGACAAACGCTAGCACAATACCGGTAATTGTGTAATTATCACCAGGAAAAAATAGATGACCGACGCCAAGAGCGATTAAGGGCATGATAATGTGTAGGATTGCCAAACAAATTAAAATACGTTTTGGATGGAAAACAGCTCTCTTTAAATCACTAAAATTTGAGTTTAAACTTCCTGAAAATGTCATAAATGCAAAAATCCAAGGCACTAAATACGTAAATCGCGCTAAAAATGCGGTGAGGATAACTCCTAAAACCACACTTGTAGGTGTGATAACTGGCATCAATTTTTCTAGTATTCGATTAAAACGAAATAACATAGGCTGACCATACCTTCTTTTCAATGAATTTAGTTTTCCTTTTATAAGCATATAAGATTAATGGAAAAATGAAAACTATTTCGAGTGTAAAAATAAAAGAAGTAATTACAATGTAATCACTTCTTAGTATATTTTTAATTTTTGAGATTAGTAGCAGGACCAAAAAATTCAAAGTGAATATTCTCTTGTGGAACTCCCCATTCAGTTAATGCCTGATTGATCGCTCTCATAAACGGAATAGGACCACAGAAATAAAACTCTGCATCCATACTTTTTAAGATTGATTGTAACCATGGAAGGTTAATATAACCTTCTTTATCGTAGTTAGTTGCAAGGCGATCTTCTTCGGTTGGTTCTTCATAACATACAAATGTATTGATATAGTCACTTTCACTTGCAATCTTTGAAACTTCTTCTTTAAGAGCATGAGTTCGGCCGTTAATAGCGGCATGGATGAATGTCACTTCTTTTTCTGGATGATATTCAGCTAGCGTTTTTAACATACTCACCATTGGTGTAAGACCGACTCCACCACTTATTAAAACCACTGGAAGGTTACTTTTTGTGTTTAAGACAAAGTCACCTGCTGGAGATGTAATTTCTAGTACATCACCAACATTAACTTCTTGGTGTAAAAAGGTTGAGACAATCCCATCAGGTGTTTTTTCACTTGCTTCTTCTCGTTTGACACTAATCCGGTAGT is a window from the Anaerobacillus sp. CMMVII genome containing:
- a CDS encoding bile acid:sodium symporter family protein; amino-acid sequence: MLFRFNRILEKLMPVITPTSVVLGVILTAFLARFTYLVPWIFAFMTFSGSLNSNFSDLKRAVFHPKRILICLAILHIIMPLIALGVGHLFFPGDNYTITGIVLAFVIPTGIMSLIWVSIYKGNIALTLSIILLNTMLSPLIITYSLKILVGSAVEIDQWGMMSGLFWMIVVPSLAGMILNQVTKGSVKTTVSPKLAPFTKIGLGVVVAINSAAVAPFLADVSWKLVGIIVTVFLLAFCGYVIGGLVAKYVFHWNYEDVVALTFNSGMRNISAGAVIAITFFAPPVAIPVISCMLIQQLLASFFGHMLHRFAPKETELKAAQTG